A region of Paenibacillus sp. JNUCC-31 DNA encodes the following proteins:
- a CDS encoding YaaR family protein, protein MKINPGFRPMQSGLSSSDSSSKPVQSKNFSDMMNHQGERASQAELTRRLSEIQMQGDRLSRSMTIRELKAYKQLVKRFLEETVRRGVSMKETRGWDRRGRGKRYKLIDEIDSALLSMADNLLESEEGKITLLQQVGEIRGMLINLSF, encoded by the coding sequence ATGAAAATCAACCCTGGATTTCGACCGATGCAGAGCGGGCTAAGCTCTTCCGACTCCAGCTCCAAACCGGTACAGTCCAAAAATTTCTCAGATATGATGAATCACCAGGGTGAACGGGCATCACAGGCTGAACTTACCCGCAGATTAAGTGAGATCCAGATGCAGGGTGATCGTCTGTCTCGTTCCATGACGATTCGTGAACTGAAAGCGTACAAGCAGCTTGTAAAAAGGTTTCTGGAGGAGACGGTCCGTCGCGGTGTCTCCATGAAGGAAACTCGGGGATGGGATCGGCGTGGAAGAGGGAAACGGTACAAGCTAATAGATGAGATTGATTCTGCTCTATTATCTATGGCTGATAATTTGCTCGAGTCAGAGGAAGGCAAGATCACACTTTTACAGCAAGTAGGAGAAATTCGGGGAATGCTTATTAATTTAAGCTTCTGA
- a CDS encoding cyclic-di-AMP receptor, which translates to MKLIVAIIQDKDSNRLSSALVKANFRATKLASTGGFLKAGNTTFMIGVDDGQVESVMNVIRSSCKVREQLVTPVTPMSGTTDSYLPLPVEVQVGGATVFVLPVDRFEHF; encoded by the coding sequence ATGAAACTGATTGTTGCGATTATACAGGATAAAGACAGCAACCGATTATCCAGCGCATTGGTCAAAGCGAACTTTCGGGCTACGAAATTGGCCAGTACCGGTGGATTTTTGAAGGCAGGCAACACGACGTTTATGATCGGTGTAGATGATGGTCAGGTCGAGTCCGTAATGAACGTCATTCGCAGCAGCTGTAAGGTTCGTGAACAGCTCGTGACTCCGGTCACTCCGATGAGTGGAACAACCGACTCTTACCTGCCGCTGCCTGTCGAAGTTCAAGTAGGCGGAGCTACCGTATTTGTTCTTCCGGTAGATCGTTTCGAACACTTCTAA
- the holB gene encoding DNA polymerase III subunit delta', with amino-acid sequence MSFQQIMGQQTAKQMLQSSLRRQAISHAYLFSGPSGSGQLQTAITFAKAIFCTELEDDACGQCLECRKVEHGNHPDLTMLAPDGNNIKIDQIRDLQRIFSYRSEAGHPKVYIIEQAEKMTVQAANSLLKFLEEPQVPAVGILITDNGQAMLPTIRSRSQLVPFSALNPEEMLQSLIAEGQPANLARSAVHLASGLEACREILQQNWFAEIRNVMLQLGKESLGRGSTSLISAQQKLFKTGLSEHLDIMLSLFHLWFRDMLYVQYGRHEHIVFIDQLDMLSQLARTRSTEQWVSYMDMAAACRKKLRFNVNGQLCLEQFLIGLA; translated from the coding sequence ATGTCCTTTCAACAAATTATGGGCCAGCAGACAGCCAAGCAGATGTTACAGAGCAGTTTGAGACGTCAGGCCATAAGTCACGCCTATTTGTTTAGCGGGCCATCCGGCAGCGGACAATTGCAGACGGCGATTACATTTGCCAAAGCGATATTCTGTACAGAACTTGAAGATGATGCCTGCGGACAATGTCTTGAATGTCGCAAGGTCGAACATGGCAATCATCCAGATCTAACGATGCTTGCCCCAGATGGCAACAATATTAAAATCGATCAAATACGGGATCTGCAGCGTATCTTTTCATACCGTTCGGAAGCAGGCCATCCCAAAGTATATATCATCGAACAGGCTGAGAAAATGACTGTTCAGGCAGCGAACAGCCTGCTGAAATTTCTGGAAGAACCACAGGTGCCGGCGGTAGGCATCCTGATTACGGATAATGGACAGGCGATGCTGCCTACCATCCGTTCACGCTCTCAACTGGTTCCTTTTAGTGCGCTGAATCCCGAGGAGATGCTCCAATCGTTGATTGCGGAGGGGCAGCCTGCCAATCTGGCTCGCTCTGCCGTCCATTTAGCGTCAGGACTGGAAGCATGTAGAGAAATTCTCCAGCAGAATTGGTTTGCAGAAATTAGAAACGTAATGTTACAATTAGGGAAGGAGTCCCTGGGTAGAGGAAGTACATCATTGATCTCTGCACAGCAGAAGCTTTTTAAAACCGGACTCTCAGAGCACCTGGATATAATGCTTAGCCTGTTCCATTTATGGTTCAGGGATATGCTGTATGTCCAGTATGGTAGGCATGAACATATCGTTTTTATAGATCAGTTGGACATGCTGTCTCAGTTGGCCCGTACCCGCAGCACCGAGCAGTGGGTCTCCTATATGGATATGGCCGCAGCATGCAGAAAAAAATTGCGTTTCAATGTCAATGGCCAGCTTTGTCTGGAGCAATTTTTGATCGGTTTGGCATAA
- a CDS encoding PSP1 domain-containing protein: MYSVVGVRFKKAGKIYYFDPLDLPIEKENCVIVETARGVEYGKVVVGKKEVGESDVVLPLKKVIRVAGETDARVVDENKRAAKEAFGTCLNKIKDHGLKMKLVDVEFTFDRNKIIFYFTAEGRVDFRELVKDLASIFRTRIELRQIGVRDEAKMLGGIGPCGRVLCCSSWLGDFEPVSIKMAKDQSLSLNPTKISGLCGRLMCCLKFEHDNYESVREELPAVGKLVVTSLGEGKVVGINAGSRTVHVQLFDISKVKELPLDDVVIK, encoded by the coding sequence TTGTACAGTGTAGTGGGTGTCCGTTTCAAAAAAGCGGGCAAAATTTATTACTTCGATCCCCTGGACCTTCCCATTGAAAAAGAAAACTGCGTTATCGTGGAGACAGCGCGGGGGGTAGAGTACGGTAAGGTTGTCGTTGGCAAGAAAGAAGTAGGCGAGTCCGATGTAGTGTTGCCGCTTAAAAAGGTCATCCGGGTGGCGGGCGAGACAGATGCCCGTGTCGTAGATGAGAACAAGCGTGCAGCAAAAGAAGCATTCGGTACTTGTTTAAATAAAATCAAAGACCATGGCCTCAAAATGAAGCTGGTCGATGTGGAATTTACGTTTGATCGCAATAAAATTATTTTTTATTTTACAGCTGAAGGAAGAGTCGATTTCCGGGAGTTGGTCAAAGATCTGGCAAGCATTTTCCGGACACGGATCGAACTGAGACAGATCGGTGTACGTGATGAAGCAAAGATGCTTGGAGGAATTGGACCTTGCGGCCGTGTATTATGTTGTTCTTCCTGGCTGGGAGACTTTGAGCCGGTATCAATCAAGATGGCTAAAGATCAGAGCCTGTCACTGAATCCGACGAAAATTTCCGGGTTGTGCGGAAGACTCATGTGTTGTCTGAAATTTGAGCATGATAACTATGAAAGTGTGAGAGAAGAACTACCGGCTGTAGGCAAGTTGGTCGTCACCTCATTGGGTGAAGGAAAAGTTGTCGGCATCAATGCGGGTAGTCGCACAGTCCATGTTCAACTGTTCGACATCAGTAAAGTCAAAGAACTTCCGCTGGATGACGTCGTTATCAAGTAA
- the tmk gene encoding dTMP kinase, protein MQGRGKFITLEGGEGSGKTTMISQLGSYFEEQGIPYVVTREPGGIEIAEKIRAIILNPLHTEMDARTEALLYAAARSQHLAEKVEPALKAGKTVICDRFVDSSLTYQGYARGLGMENVWVINRFAIGELMPDVTLYLDIEPEAGLARIDAHDGREVNRLDLESLEFHRKVREGYFLLKEQFPERIKVIDASQTPEEVLAAMILSLETEILKDFDE, encoded by the coding sequence ATGCAGGGCAGAGGTAAATTCATTACGTTGGAAGGGGGAGAGGGGTCCGGCAAAACAACGATGATTAGCCAATTAGGTTCTTACTTTGAAGAACAGGGTATACCTTACGTAGTTACTCGGGAACCTGGAGGGATCGAGATTGCTGAGAAAATACGTGCCATCATCCTGAATCCTCTCCATACGGAAATGGATGCACGAACCGAAGCGCTACTTTATGCAGCTGCACGCAGCCAGCATCTTGCTGAAAAGGTCGAGCCTGCATTGAAGGCAGGCAAGACAGTCATCTGTGACCGCTTTGTCGACAGCAGTTTGACCTATCAAGGATATGCTCGTGGACTTGGCATGGAGAATGTGTGGGTCATCAATCGGTTTGCGATAGGTGAATTGATGCCAGACGTCACACTTTATCTGGATATTGAGCCGGAAGCTGGTCTTGCCCGAATTGATGCTCATGATGGACGTGAGGTTAATCGTCTCGATCTCGAAAGCCTGGAGTTTCACCGCAAAGTACGTGAGGGCTATTTTCTACTGAAGGAACAGTTTCCGGAACGGATCAAGGTCATCGATGCTTCCCAAACGCCGGAAGAGGTTTTGGCAGCAATGATTTTGTCGCTGGAGACAGAGATTTTGAAGGATTTTGACGAGTAA